A DNA window from Streptomyces sp. 71268 contains the following coding sequences:
- a CDS encoding class I SAM-dependent methyltransferase — translation MLTVDFSRFPLAAGDRVLDLGCGAGRHAFECYRRGAHVVALDRNGEEIREVARWFAAMKEAGEAPATATATALEGDALALPFPDDSFDVVIISEVMEHIPDDKGVLAEMVRVLRPGGRIAVTVPRYGPEKVCWALSDAYHEVEGGHIRIYRADELLDKLREAGLRPYGTHHAHGLHSPYWWLKCAFGVDNDKALPVRAYHKLLVWDIMKKPLATRVAESALNPLIGKSFVAYATKPHAPARPLPDPVPDATANATGQAAAPARAAVEERA, via the coding sequence GTGCTGACCGTCGACTTCTCCCGCTTCCCGCTCGCCGCAGGCGACCGGGTCCTCGACCTCGGCTGCGGCGCGGGCCGGCACGCCTTCGAGTGCTACCGGCGCGGCGCGCACGTCGTCGCGCTCGACCGCAACGGCGAGGAGATCCGCGAGGTCGCCCGGTGGTTCGCCGCCATGAAGGAGGCGGGGGAGGCGCCCGCGACGGCCACCGCCACCGCCCTGGAGGGCGACGCGCTCGCGCTGCCCTTCCCCGACGACAGCTTCGACGTCGTGATCATCTCCGAGGTCATGGAGCACATCCCCGACGACAAGGGCGTGCTCGCCGAGATGGTGCGGGTGCTGCGCCCGGGCGGTCGGATAGCGGTCACCGTTCCCCGGTACGGCCCGGAGAAGGTCTGCTGGGCCCTCTCGGACGCCTACCACGAGGTCGAGGGCGGCCACATCCGCATCTACCGCGCCGACGAACTGCTCGACAAGCTCCGCGAGGCCGGGCTGCGACCGTACGGCACCCACCACGCGCACGGCCTGCACAGCCCGTACTGGTGGCTCAAGTGCGCGTTCGGCGTGGACAACGACAAGGCGCTGCCGGTCCGCGCGTACCACAAGCTGCTCGTCTGGGACATCATGAAGAAGCCACTGGCCACCCGGGTCGCCGAGAGCGCGCTCAACCCGCTCATCGGCAAGAGCTTCGTGGCGTACGCGACGAAGCCGCACGCCCCCGCGCGGCCGTTGCCCGACCCCGTGCCGGACGCCACCGCGAATGCCACCGGTCAGGCCGCCGCTCCCGCCCGCGCCGCCGTCGAGGAGCGGGCGTGA
- a CDS encoding prenyltransferase translates to MTVAGRGPGRTERLVLPGVLTAEQAAETVAGILAVQRADGAIPWFRGHHLDPWDHTETAMALDAAGEHERAEAAYRWLARHQNSDGSWYAAYPDTPDGVAADRPTDRAKETNFCAYVAVGTWHHYLATGDETFLDQLWPTVYAAIEFVLGLQQPGGQIGWKRAAPDDGGALVTDALLTGCSSIHHALRCALAIAEHREDPQPDWELALGWLRHAIRHHPERFLDKSRYSMDWYYPVLGGAVTGAAAKERIASGWDRFVVPDYGVRCVSPNPWVTGGESCELALALWAMGESDHAVRVLRSIHHLRAADGLYWTGYVFDDDAIWPRELTSWTAGSLLLAVAALGGDEPTVQVFGGERLPTGLAPDCC, encoded by the coding sequence GTGACCGTCGCGGGCCGTGGGCCGGGGCGTACCGAACGCCTGGTGCTGCCCGGCGTGTTGACGGCGGAACAGGCCGCCGAGACCGTCGCCGGCATCCTCGCCGTACAGCGCGCGGACGGCGCCATCCCGTGGTTCCGTGGCCACCACCTCGACCCGTGGGACCACACCGAGACCGCCATGGCGCTGGACGCCGCGGGCGAGCACGAGCGCGCCGAGGCCGCCTACCGCTGGCTGGCCCGGCACCAGAACTCCGACGGCTCCTGGTACGCGGCCTACCCCGACACCCCCGACGGCGTGGCCGCCGACCGGCCGACCGACCGCGCCAAGGAGACCAACTTCTGCGCCTACGTCGCCGTCGGCACCTGGCACCACTACCTGGCCACCGGCGACGAGACCTTCCTCGACCAGCTCTGGCCCACCGTCTACGCGGCCATCGAGTTCGTTCTCGGCCTCCAGCAGCCCGGCGGCCAGATCGGCTGGAAGCGCGCCGCGCCCGACGACGGCGGCGCCCTGGTCACCGACGCGCTGCTGACCGGCTGCTCCTCGATCCACCACGCCCTGCGCTGCGCCCTGGCCATCGCCGAGCACCGCGAGGACCCGCAGCCCGACTGGGAGTTGGCGCTCGGCTGGCTCCGGCACGCCATCCGGCACCACCCCGAGCGGTTCCTCGACAAGAGCCGCTACTCCATGGACTGGTACTACCCGGTCCTCGGCGGGGCGGTCACCGGCGCCGCCGCCAAGGAGCGCATCGCGAGCGGCTGGGACCGCTTCGTCGTCCCCGACTACGGCGTGCGCTGCGTGTCCCCCAACCCCTGGGTCACCGGCGGCGAGAGCTGCGAACTGGCCCTCGCCCTCTGGGCGATGGGCGAGAGCGACCACGCGGTACGGGTGCTGCGCTCCATCCACCACCTACGCGCCGCCGACGGCCTGTACTGGACCGGCTACGTCTTCGACGACGACGCCATCTGGCCGCGCGAGCTGACCAGTTGGACCGCGGGCTCGCTGCTCCTCGCGGTGGCCGCGCTCGGCGGCGACGAGCCCACCGTGCAGGTCTTCGGCGGCGAGCGGCTGCCCACCGGGCTCGCCCCGGACTGCTGCTGA
- a CDS encoding maleylpyruvate isomerase N-terminal domain-containing protein: MTDLGYDRYRAALATESDLLRAAVADADLSTRVPTCPDWTLADLLRHVGRAHRWAESLIVARATEYVEDERPASAGPDGSDPRAMDAWLAEGAAMLDAALAEAGPTAPVWTWGQEQSPAFWARRMTHETVIHRADAVSATGTEYAVAPDVAADAVDEWLEIVTNPLAAHFNPKLGELRGTGQAIGLRATDTAPEQAGHWTIELTPEGVRWARAQSAAEVTASGALTDLALLFYRRLPRDTDRVRITGDRALLDFWLDRASFE; the protein is encoded by the coding sequence ATGACCGACCTTGGATACGACCGCTACCGTGCCGCGTTGGCCACGGAGAGCGACCTGCTGCGCGCGGCCGTGGCCGACGCCGACCTGTCGACGCGCGTGCCCACCTGTCCCGACTGGACCCTGGCCGACCTGCTGCGACACGTCGGCCGGGCCCACCGCTGGGCCGAGTCCCTGATCGTCGCGCGCGCGACGGAGTACGTGGAGGACGAACGGCCAGCGTCGGCCGGCCCGGACGGGAGCGACCCGCGCGCCATGGACGCCTGGCTGGCCGAGGGGGCCGCCATGCTCGACGCGGCGCTCGCCGAGGCGGGCCCCACCGCCCCCGTGTGGACCTGGGGCCAGGAGCAGAGCCCGGCGTTCTGGGCGCGCCGCATGACGCACGAGACGGTGATCCACCGGGCGGACGCGGTCTCCGCCACGGGGACCGAGTACGCCGTGGCCCCGGACGTCGCGGCGGACGCCGTCGACGAGTGGTTGGAGATCGTCACCAACCCGCTGGCCGCCCACTTCAACCCCAAGCTCGGCGAGTTGCGGGGCACCGGCCAGGCCATCGGACTGCGGGCCACGGACACCGCGCCGGAGCAGGCCGGCCACTGGACCATCGAGCTGACCCCGGAGGGCGTGCGCTGGGCCCGTGCCCAGAGCGCCGCCGAGGTCACCGCCAGTGGCGCCCTCACCGACCTGGCGCTCCTCTTCTACCGCCGGCTGCCCCGGGACACCGACCGCGTGCGGATCACCGGCGACCGCGCGCTGCTGGACTTCTGGCTGGACCGGGCCAGCTTCGAGTAA
- a CDS encoding DUF5336 domain-containing protein encodes MNIRSLTRGDGVVIGAAVLLFVASFLDFLAIECPSGVPSSQCSSWNGWSSDFASNTAGIFVLGVVGAALVVLSHLLPQRNLFGLTLEQWGTALAVAAAFTSTWTMIFSHPDGMEKGAGQILGFIALLLLAGAAVAGPRVPALKAPLLGTASPQPTPSPYGGQPGQAGQPAGGYGYPGGQQPGASSPYGAPAGGQPSYGGQPGGASAAPAAAGAGAGEFAPFWFAVPVARPLYAEDGSATPIAELAPGTWYLAVEQRGQALVAQTQDGRRGVLQDTTGIQRG; translated from the coding sequence GTGAACATCCGCTCCCTCACTCGAGGCGATGGCGTGGTGATCGGAGCAGCGGTTTTGCTGTTCGTCGCCTCGTTCCTCGATTTCCTTGCCATCGAATGCCCGTCAGGCGTGCCGTCCTCCCAGTGCTCGTCGTGGAACGGCTGGAGCTCCGACTTCGCCTCCAACACGGCCGGCATCTTCGTCCTCGGTGTGGTCGGGGCGGCCCTGGTCGTCCTGTCGCACCTGCTGCCGCAGCGCAACCTGTTCGGTCTGACGCTGGAGCAGTGGGGGACGGCGCTCGCGGTGGCCGCGGCGTTCACCTCCACCTGGACGATGATCTTCAGCCACCCGGACGGCATGGAGAAGGGCGCGGGCCAGATCCTGGGCTTCATCGCCCTGCTTCTGCTGGCCGGCGCCGCCGTGGCCGGTCCGCGCGTGCCCGCGCTCAAGGCTCCGCTCCTGGGCACGGCCTCGCCGCAGCCCACCCCCTCCCCCTACGGTGGCCAGCCGGGTCAGGCCGGCCAGCCGGCCGGTGGCTACGGCTACCCCGGCGGTCAGCAGCCGGGTGCCTCCTCCCCGTACGGTGCTCCGGCCGGTGGCCAGCCCTCGTACGGCGGGCAGCCGGGTGGCGCGAGCGCGGCGCCGGCCGCGGCGGGCGCCGGTGCCGGGGAGTTCGCCCCGTTCTGGTTCGCCGTTCCGGTGGCGCGTCCGCTCTACGCCGAGGACGGCTCGGCGACGCCGATCGCCGAGCTGGCGCCGGGCACCTGGTACCTGGCGGTGGAGCAGCGCGGGCAGGCGCTCGTGGCGCAGACGCAGGACGGCCGTCGCGGCGTGCTGCAGGACACCACGGGCATCCAGCGCGGCTGA
- a CDS encoding N-acetylmuramoyl-L-alanine amidase, whose amino-acid sequence MSNGSFPPTPRRLGGTLVIVLAVLAPVCFAGWLVWRSMDEGDTGAPGAPPLAAASSAAPSATRDDGRRDDPAASERPPSPGHTPDQRALRGKVVVIDPGHNPRNRDHTAEIARLVDVGTHRKECDTTGAATNAGYAEAAFTLDVSRRVRTLLRERGATVKLTQDNDRPYGPCVDERAAIGNTARADAAVSVHADGAGAGQRGFHVILPASVRGGGADTSAITGPSRHLGSSLARRFGEATGSAPANYLGGGEGLTVRDDLGGLNLSTVPKVFIECGNMRDSKDAALLTDARWRQRAARGIADGITDFLRGKR is encoded by the coding sequence GTGTCGAACGGCAGCTTTCCCCCCACCCCGCGCCGGCTCGGCGGCACCCTCGTCATCGTGCTGGCCGTGCTCGCGCCGGTCTGCTTCGCGGGCTGGCTCGTGTGGCGCTCCATGGACGAGGGCGACACCGGGGCCCCCGGCGCGCCGCCGCTCGCCGCCGCCTCCTCGGCCGCGCCGTCCGCGACGCGGGACGACGGGCGGCGGGATGACCCCGCCGCCTCGGAACGCCCCCCGTCGCCGGGGCACACGCCCGACCAACGGGCCCTGCGGGGCAAGGTGGTGGTCATCGATCCGGGGCACAACCCGCGCAACCGGGACCACACCGCCGAGATCGCCCGGCTGGTCGACGTCGGCACCCACCGCAAGGAGTGCGACACCACGGGTGCCGCGACCAACGCGGGGTACGCCGAGGCCGCCTTCACGCTCGACGTGTCGCGGCGGGTGCGCACGCTGCTGCGCGAGCGCGGCGCGACCGTGAAGCTCACGCAGGACAACGACCGCCCGTACGGGCCGTGCGTGGACGAGCGGGCGGCGATCGGCAACACGGCGCGCGCGGACGCGGCCGTCTCCGTCCACGCCGACGGTGCGGGCGCCGGCCAGCGCGGCTTCCATGTGATCTTGCCCGCGTCGGTGCGCGGCGGCGGGGCCGACACGTCGGCCATCACCGGTCCCTCGCGCCACCTGGGCAGTTCGCTGGCGCGCCGCTTCGGCGAGGCCACCGGGAGCGCTCCCGCCAACTACCTGGGCGGGGGCGAGGGCTTGACGGTCCGCGATGATTTGGGCGGACTCAATCTCTCCACGGTTCCCAAGGTGTTCATCGAGTGTGGCAATATGCGCGACTCGAAGGATGCGGCGTTGTTGACCGATGCGCGCTGGAGACAGCGGGCGGCGCGTGGTATTGCCGACGGCATTACGGACTTCTTGCGCGGGAAGCGATAA
- a CDS encoding class I SAM-dependent methyltransferase yields MSPKPEIVAAFEAAKGFMPLDEGLALYEAAEEAGARGLPLLEVGSYCGRSTILLAAAAREAGTVVVTVDHHRGSEEQQPGWEYHDPSLVDPRVGLMDTLPTFRHTLHAAGLEGHVIAVVGKSPQVAAVWGGRLGLVFIDGGHTDEHASGDYAGWAPHLAQGGLLVIHDVFPDPADGGQAPYRVYRRALESGAFTEVSETGSLRVLRRTAPGV; encoded by the coding sequence ATGTCGCCCAAGCCGGAGATCGTCGCCGCTTTCGAGGCGGCCAAGGGATTCATGCCGCTCGACGAGGGACTGGCCCTGTACGAGGCGGCGGAGGAGGCGGGGGCGCGTGGGCTACCGCTGCTCGAGGTCGGCAGCTACTGCGGACGCTCCACGATCCTGTTGGCCGCCGCCGCGCGCGAGGCGGGCACCGTGGTCGTCACGGTCGACCACCACCGCGGCTCGGAGGAGCAGCAGCCGGGGTGGGAGTACCACGACCCGTCGCTGGTCGATCCTCGGGTGGGGCTGATGGACACGTTGCCCACCTTCCGCCACACGCTGCACGCGGCCGGGCTCGAAGGGCACGTGATCGCGGTGGTGGGGAAGTCGCCGCAGGTCGCCGCGGTGTGGGGCGGCCGGCTCGGCCTGGTGTTCATCGACGGCGGGCACACCGACGAGCACGCGAGCGGCGACTACGCGGGCTGGGCGCCGCACCTCGCGCAGGGCGGCCTGCTCGTGATCCACGACGTGTTCCCGGACCCGGCCGACGGCGGGCAGGCGCCGTACCGCGTCTACCGGCGGGCGCTGGAGTCGGGGGCGTTCACCGAGGTCTCCGAGACCGGCTCGCTCCGCGTCCTGCGCCGTACGGCCCCGGGCGTCTGA
- a CDS encoding MFS transporter, whose protein sequence is MSQTEAGGPAAADAPAPAAARPTPLAWAVILAACAGQFLVVLDVSVVNVALPSMRTGLGLDESDLQWVANAYTLTYAGFMLLGGRAGDLFGRKQVFLAGLSLFTLASLAGGLAQEPWQIIAARAAQGVGAATLAPSTLTIITSSFPEGPERMRAIGLWMAVGIGGGAAGGLIGGVLTDALSWRWVLLINVPIGVLVCVVAATSLTGQHATPSRRPLDLPGAALVTVGVGAVAYGIARTEEYGWNGAEALVPLGGGLLALAGFVAVESRSAEPLVPLRLFRVRAVWSANLVLVVCGMGFFSMWYFLSLYMQNVLDYNAVRAGLAFLPHTISIVVGAQVAPKFMARGVDPRLLTFAGGAVASAGFFWQSAMDVDGTFLTTLLGPGILMSFGAGLMMTPLTAAATSGVPPTDAGVVSGLLNTARTIGGALGLSLLVTVAADRTDALGSRSADALTQGYARAFLVGALVLVLATALVALLPPRPARPAADDAQQEQEQEQGPEEADASDVLATPAAPGGVTAGPDRADAGRDGSAPGQRAESGS, encoded by the coding sequence ATGTCGCAGACAGAAGCTGGTGGGCCCGCCGCGGCCGACGCTCCGGCCCCCGCCGCCGCCCGGCCCACGCCGCTCGCCTGGGCGGTGATCCTCGCCGCGTGCGCCGGGCAGTTCCTCGTCGTCCTCGACGTGTCGGTCGTCAACGTGGCCCTGCCCTCGATGCGGACCGGGCTCGGCCTCGACGAGAGCGACCTGCAGTGGGTGGCCAACGCCTACACCCTCACCTACGCCGGCTTCATGCTCCTCGGCGGCCGGGCGGGCGACCTCTTCGGGCGCAAGCAGGTGTTCCTGGCCGGCCTCAGCCTGTTCACGCTGGCCAGCCTCGCCGGCGGCCTGGCGCAGGAGCCGTGGCAGATCATCGCGGCCCGCGCCGCCCAGGGCGTGGGCGCCGCCACCCTCGCCCCGTCCACGCTCACCATCATCACCTCCTCGTTCCCGGAGGGCCCGGAACGGATGCGGGCCATCGGGCTGTGGATGGCCGTCGGCATCGGCGGCGGCGCGGCGGGCGGACTCATCGGGGGCGTGCTGACCGACGCCCTGTCCTGGCGCTGGGTGCTGCTCATCAACGTGCCGATCGGCGTGCTGGTGTGCGTCGTGGCCGCCACCTCGCTCACCGGCCAGCACGCGACGCCCTCGCGCCGACCGCTGGACCTGCCGGGGGCGGCGCTGGTCACCGTCGGCGTCGGCGCCGTGGCGTACGGGATCGCGCGCACCGAGGAGTACGGCTGGAACGGGGCCGAGGCCCTGGTGCCGCTGGGCGGCGGGCTGCTCGCGCTCGCCGGTTTCGTGGCCGTCGAGTCCCGCTCGGCGGAACCGCTGGTGCCGCTGCGGCTGTTCCGCGTCCGCGCCGTCTGGTCGGCCAACCTGGTGCTGGTCGTCTGCGGCATGGGCTTCTTCTCGATGTGGTACTTCCTGTCGCTGTACATGCAGAACGTCCTGGACTACAACGCCGTCCGCGCCGGCCTCGCGTTCCTGCCGCACACCATCTCGATCGTCGTCGGCGCGCAGGTCGCCCCCAAGTTCATGGCCCGCGGCGTGGACCCGAGGCTGCTCACCTTCGCCGGCGGCGCCGTCGCATCGGCGGGCTTCTTCTGGCAGAGCGCCATGGACGTGGACGGAACGTTCCTGACCACCCTCCTCGGGCCCGGCATCCTCATGTCGTTCGGCGCCGGCCTGATGATGACCCCGCTCACCGCCGCGGCCACCTCGGGCGTCCCGCCCACCGACGCCGGTGTCGTGTCGGGCCTGCTCAACACCGCGCGGACGATCGGCGGCGCGCTCGGCCTGTCGCTGCTCGTCACCGTCGCCGCGGACCGCACCGACGCGCTCGGCAGCCGCTCCGCCGACGCCCTGACGCAGGGGTACGCCCGGGCCTTCCTGGTCGGCGCCCTGGTCCTGGTCCTGGCCACCGCCCTGGTGGCCCTGCTGCCGCCGCGCCCCGCCCGGCCGGCGGCGGACGACGCGCAGCAGGAGCAGGAGCAGGAGCAGGGGCCGGAAGAAGCGGACGCGTCGGACGTGCTGGCCACGCCGGCCGCGCCCGGTGGTGTTACGGCGGGGCCGGACCGAGCCGACGCAGGACGGGACGGGAGCGCCCCGGGCCAACGGGCCGAGTCCGGGAGCTGA
- a CDS encoding SDR family oxidoreductase — MANPPPPTTGLSPGSAFAATGRRVLVSGASRGLGRAVAAAFAAHGDRVAVHYGTRRADAEATLASLPGTGHALVGADLATADGARELVREAVAALGGIDVLVNNAAVNTPHPPAETSYTEWTEAWQAHVAVNLLGTAHLSHLATRHMIDQGTGGRIVNIGSRGAFRGEPDHPAYGATKAAVHALGQSLAVALAPHGIAVASVAPGFIDTDRVAHRLTGAEGEAIRAQSPFGRVAEPAEIAAAVLWLASPEAQWSSGTVLDLNGASYLRT; from the coding sequence ATGGCCAACCCCCCGCCGCCCACCACTGGTTTGTCGCCCGGGTCGGCGTTCGCCGCCACCGGGCGGCGGGTGCTCGTCAGCGGGGCCTCGCGCGGCCTCGGCCGGGCGGTGGCCGCGGCCTTCGCGGCGCACGGCGACCGGGTGGCGGTGCACTACGGCACGCGGCGCGCGGACGCCGAGGCCACGCTCGCCTCGCTGCCCGGCACCGGACACGCCCTCGTCGGCGCCGACCTCGCCACCGCGGACGGGGCACGGGAGTTGGTCCGCGAGGCGGTCGCGGCGCTCGGCGGCATCGACGTCCTGGTGAACAACGCCGCCGTCAACACCCCGCACCCACCGGCGGAGACCTCCTACACGGAGTGGACCGAGGCCTGGCAGGCGCACGTGGCGGTCAACCTGCTCGGCACCGCCCACCTCAGCCACCTCGCCACCCGGCACATGATCGACCAGGGCACCGGCGGCCGCATCGTCAACATCGGCTCGCGCGGCGCCTTCCGCGGCGAGCCCGACCACCCGGCGTACGGGGCGACGAAGGCCGCCGTGCACGCGCTCGGCCAGTCGCTGGCCGTGGCCCTGGCCCCGCACGGCATCGCCGTCGCCTCGGTGGCGCCGGGCTTCATCGACACCGACCGCGTCGCGCACCGGCTGACCGGCGCCGAGGGCGAGGCGATCCGTGCCCAGAGCCCCTTCGGCCGGGTCGCGGAACCCGCCGAGATCGCGGCCGCGGTGCTGTGGCTGGCCTCGCCCGAGGCGCAGTGGAGCTCCGGCACCGTCCTGGACCTCAACGGCGCCTCGTACCTGCGCACCTGA
- a CDS encoding response regulator transcription factor — MTDSASQQTAEAASEEGVPRIRVLLAEDQGMLRGALALLLGLEPDITVVAEVATGDAVVPRAVEARPDVALLDIELPGRSGLDAAAELRERLPECRVLILTTFSRPGYLRRAMEVGAYGFLVKDGPVEELAASIRRVLAGERVIDPALAAAALSAGPNPLTPRERDVLSAAADGATIADVAGRVHLSPATVRNYLSAAIGKTRTRNRMEAVRAARQNGWL, encoded by the coding sequence ATGACCGACTCCGCCAGTCAGCAGACCGCCGAGGCCGCGAGCGAGGAGGGCGTGCCGCGTATCCGGGTCCTGCTCGCCGAGGACCAGGGCATGCTGCGCGGCGCGTTGGCGCTGTTGCTCGGGCTTGAGCCGGACATAACGGTGGTCGCGGAGGTGGCGACGGGCGACGCGGTCGTGCCTCGGGCGGTGGAGGCGCGGCCGGACGTGGCGCTGCTCGACATCGAACTGCCGGGTCGCAGCGGGCTCGACGCGGCGGCCGAACTCCGTGAGCGGCTGCCGGAGTGCCGCGTGCTGATCCTGACCACCTTCAGCCGCCCCGGCTACCTGCGGCGCGCGATGGAGGTCGGGGCGTACGGGTTCCTCGTCAAGGACGGACCCGTGGAGGAGTTGGCGGCGTCGATCCGCCGGGTGTTGGCGGGCGAGCGCGTCATCGATCCGGCACTCGCGGCGGCGGCGCTGAGCGCCGGGCCTAACCCCCTGACGCCGCGCGAGCGGGACGTGCTGTCCGCGGCGGCTGACGGCGCCACCATCGCGGACGTCGCCGGCCGGGTCCACCTCTCCCCCGCCACCGTGCGCAACTACCTCTCGGCCGCCATCGGCAAGACCCGGACCCGCAACCGCATGGAGGCGGTCCGCGCCGCCCGGCAGAACGGCTGGCTCTGA
- a CDS encoding DinB family protein — MTPPPRERPPYTADERTQLVGWLDMQRAVVQWKCADLSDENAHRALLPTSPLMTMAGLVAHLTWVEHLWFEHVFLGRPERGPRAAADAPDSAEMRVDGVPLAQLLAEYERQCAVSNEIIAGHALDDTGRAPGVAAREASLRWILFHLIEETARHAGHMDTIRESLDGAKGYY, encoded by the coding sequence ATGACGCCACCACCTCGCGAGCGCCCTCCCTACACCGCTGACGAGCGGACCCAGTTGGTCGGCTGGCTCGACATGCAGCGCGCGGTCGTCCAGTGGAAGTGCGCCGACCTCAGCGACGAGAACGCGCACCGGGCGCTGCTGCCCACCTCGCCCCTCATGACGATGGCCGGCCTCGTCGCCCATCTGACCTGGGTCGAGCACCTCTGGTTCGAGCACGTCTTCCTCGGCCGGCCGGAACGGGGGCCGCGCGCCGCCGCCGACGCTCCCGACAGCGCCGAGATGCGGGTGGACGGCGTACCACTGGCCCAACTCCTCGCGGAGTACGAGCGGCAGTGCGCTGTGTCGAACGAGATCATCGCGGGCCACGCGCTCGACGACACCGGCCGGGCGCCGGGAGTCGCCGCCCGCGAGGCGAGCCTGCGCTGGATACTGTTCCACCTGATAGAGGAGACCGCCCGGCACGCCGGACACATGGACACCATCCGGGAGTCGCTGGACGGCGCGAAGGGTTACTACTGA
- a CDS encoding histidine kinase, whose protein sequence is MAWWERIDARLGRRADGYAVRFPGNRDEGPSEWVLVPWLLLASGAAVDVWEGHVAPRWLAAAGLVSFVGCYLAAIFVGSASTRARRRAAILFLLPATLLASVLGAAYGGGWLTLFSLLSLATGVTVRPPTVLPALLGVVAVGVLSAMVGGHPDEVVTVAYSSLMSGAVVAIVRRLIVTVHKLHDAQEALTRSAVERERLRFSRDLHDLLGHTMSVVVVKAEAVRRLAPHDPRAALAQAADIEAIGRQALTEIREAVTGYREGSLATELDRARSLLDAAGVTAVVRQWGPPLPAQTEALLGWVVREGVTNTVRHSGATRCEIELRTGVDTVRLSIVDDGSGGTGGTAGTAGMAGATGERPASPREHGATRRGGGTGLAGLTERLAVAGGTLDFGPDGRRGFRLTAVLPVDLPAPPPGFEVAAGSGVGGAAGQ, encoded by the coding sequence ATGGCGTGGTGGGAGCGGATCGACGCACGGCTGGGACGTCGGGCGGACGGCTACGCCGTGCGGTTTCCCGGGAACCGTGACGAGGGGCCCAGCGAGTGGGTGCTCGTCCCCTGGCTGCTGCTGGCGAGCGGGGCCGCGGTGGACGTGTGGGAGGGCCATGTCGCCCCCCGGTGGCTGGCGGCGGCGGGGTTGGTCTCGTTCGTGGGGTGCTACCTCGCCGCCATATTCGTCGGGAGCGCGTCCACTCGCGCCCGGCGCCGCGCCGCGATCCTGTTCCTCCTGCCGGCCACGCTGCTGGCCAGCGTGCTCGGCGCCGCGTACGGGGGCGGTTGGCTGACCCTGTTCTCGCTGCTGTCGCTGGCCACCGGGGTCACGGTGCGCCCGCCGACGGTGCTGCCGGCACTGCTCGGCGTGGTGGCCGTCGGCGTCCTCAGCGCCATGGTCGGTGGTCATCCCGACGAGGTGGTGACCGTGGCGTACTCCTCGTTGATGTCCGGTGCGGTGGTCGCCATCGTCCGGAGGTTGATCGTCACCGTCCACAAACTCCACGACGCCCAGGAGGCGTTGACACGCTCGGCCGTCGAGCGCGAGCGGTTGCGCTTCTCCCGCGACCTGCACGACCTGCTCGGCCACACGATGTCGGTCGTGGTGGTGAAGGCCGAGGCGGTGCGGCGGCTCGCCCCGCACGACCCGCGGGCGGCCCTGGCCCAGGCGGCGGACATCGAGGCGATCGGCCGGCAGGCCCTCACCGAGATCCGCGAGGCCGTCACCGGCTACCGCGAGGGCAGTCTGGCCACCGAGTTGGACCGGGCGCGTTCGCTGCTGGACGCGGCCGGCGTGACGGCGGTCGTACGCCAGTGGGGCCCGCCGCTACCGGCCCAGACCGAGGCGTTGCTCGGCTGGGTGGTCCGGGAGGGCGTCACCAACACGGTCCGGCACAGCGGCGCCACGCGGTGCGAGATCGAACTCCGCACGGGCGTGGACACGGTGCGACTGAGCATCGTGGACGACGGGTCCGGCGGTACGGGAGGAACGGCGGGGACGGCGGGAATGGCGGGCGCAACCGGCGAGCGGCCCGCGAGCCCGCGCGAGCACGGTGCGACGCGACGGGGCGGCGGGACGGGCCTCGCCGGTCTCACGGAACGGCTCGCGGTGGCCGGCGGCACGCTGGACTTCGGCCCGGACGGCCGGCGCGGCTTCCGGCTCACCGCCGTGCTGCCCGTGGACCTCCCCGCGCCGCCGCCCGGGTTCGAGGTGGCGGCGGGGAGCGGTGTGGGCGGGGCGGCCGGTCAGTAG